A portion of the Paenibacillus hamazuiensis genome contains these proteins:
- a CDS encoding ABC transporter permease → MSKPEATAIPSPAASAAVSKRTHWRKTMKKALPYYLMFLLPLIYYAVFRYAPVIMAVLISFMDYNVYKGILASNWAGFKHFLDFFDSVYFVRLIRNTLVINLLNLVFVFPAPIVFALLLNEVRSAFIKRSVQTISYLPHFVSTVIVASMAVTFLSPSVGLINNMLVQFGVERIAFLQKPEYFWGIYTAIDMWKTLGWSAILYFAALTGINTELYEAAKVDGANRWKQMWHVTLPGIAPTIIILLLLKIGHMLETGYELIILLYNPNTYVTADVIGSYVYRRGILEANYSFASAVGLFQSVMGLVLLMISNKLARKYSETSIW, encoded by the coding sequence ATGTCCAAACCCGAGGCCACTGCAATCCCGTCTCCCGCAGCGTCCGCAGCCGTATCCAAACGAACGCATTGGCGAAAAACGATGAAGAAGGCGCTGCCCTACTATCTCATGTTCCTGCTGCCTTTGATTTACTACGCCGTCTTCCGATATGCTCCCGTCATTATGGCGGTGCTTATCTCCTTTATGGATTACAACGTCTACAAAGGCATTTTGGCCAGCAACTGGGCCGGGTTCAAGCATTTCCTCGATTTCTTCGATTCGGTCTATTTCGTGAGGCTGATCCGGAATACGCTGGTGATCAACCTGCTCAACCTGGTGTTCGTCTTTCCCGCACCGATCGTATTCGCGCTGCTGCTGAATGAGGTCCGCTCCGCTTTCATCAAAAGATCGGTACAGACGATCAGCTATTTGCCGCATTTCGTTTCCACCGTCATCGTGGCGAGCATGGCTGTCACCTTTCTGTCGCCGAGCGTCGGGTTAATCAACAACATGCTGGTCCAATTCGGCGTGGAGCGCATCGCTTTTTTACAGAAACCGGAATACTTCTGGGGGATCTATACCGCCATCGACATGTGGAAAACGCTCGGCTGGTCGGCGATCCTGTATTTCGCCGCGCTGACGGGCATCAATACCGAGCTGTATGAAGCGGCCAAGGTCGACGGGGCGAACCGCTGGAAGCAAATGTGGCATGTCACCCTGCCGGGCATCGCACCGACGATTATCATCCTGCTTTTGCTCAAAATCGGTCATATGCTGGAAACCGGATACGAGCTGATCATCCTGCTGTACAACCCGAATACGTACGTCACCGCGGACGTGATCGGCTCTTACGTGTACCGAAGAGGGATTTTGGAAGCGAATTACAGCTTTGCATCCGCCGTCGGCTTGTTCCAATCGGTCATGGGGCTCGTGCTGCTGATGATTTCCAACAAGCTGGCCCGCAAATATTCGGAAACGAGCATTTGGTAA
- a CDS encoding SRPBCC family protein, producing the protein MTMSTSVPEFTITRTLNVRRDLVWRAWTEKNELAAWLPSTPLESISFDVREGGRYRYTMVNVKTGEEYHTGGVFLDVVPFERLVFTWGHPDAPIEDSPVVTLTLTAQGDRTEMIFHLRGLAGQPGDKFFYDGWSNALDDLMTHLRDQKQ; encoded by the coding sequence ATGACCATGTCCACATCCGTACCAGAGTTTACCATCACCCGAACCCTGAATGTCCGCCGCGATCTCGTGTGGCGCGCCTGGACCGAGAAGAATGAACTCGCCGCCTGGTTGCCTTCGACACCTCTGGAGTCCATCTCCTTCGATGTCCGCGAAGGCGGACGCTACCGCTACACAATGGTCAATGTCAAAACCGGCGAGGAGTATCACACCGGAGGTGTATTCCTCGATGTCGTACCTTTCGAACGGCTCGTATTCACCTGGGGTCACCCCGATGCTCCCATCGAGGATTCCCCTGTCGTGACCCTAACCCTCACTGCACAAGGCGACCGCACCGAGATGATCTTTCACCTGCGCGGATTGGCCGGTCAACCTGGCGATAAGTTCTTTTACGACGGCTGGTCCAATGCGCTGGACGATCTGATGACGCACCTGCGTGACCAGAAACAGTAG
- a CDS encoding ArsR/SmtB family transcription factor, which yields MKTIDIFKALSNESRLQILQWLKEPYRHFIPHEGIDMNQIGVCVSQFTEKLNMTQSTVSQYLTILQRAGLIKIKRIGKFTYYQRDEEAIKAIAQLLQNEL from the coding sequence ATGAAAACCATTGACATATTCAAGGCGCTGTCGAACGAGTCCAGATTACAAATTTTACAATGGCTTAAGGAGCCGTATCGCCACTTTATACCCCATGAAGGGATTGATATGAATCAGATCGGGGTGTGCGTGAGCCAATTTACAGAAAAACTGAACATGACGCAGTCGACGGTGTCGCAATATCTTACCATCCTGCAGCGTGCCGGGCTAATCAAAATAAAACGCATCGGCAAATTTACCTATTACCAAAGGGATGAAGAGGCAATTAAAGCCATCGCCCAATTATTACAAAACGAATTGTAA
- a CDS encoding 3D domain-containing protein, translating to MNAMKMIPTALSGLLLIGSLLVPTAEASGSARFTDTTDHWASEAIEWAIQNHITQGYPDGTFQPNKPVAEAEFLAMLFRSTPVTEAVYSASEPESAESGLLVEQHWADPLYKKAAKLNYPVSGINDAAKRSTPLPRLNAAEIMAAAYGYDYQGEDAIIFVMANDLAGGKDDSFTVESFRGADPITRAEAVELIKRSKVRQVCRPPEPALNKLTARGASSSSPADAQAYCKQPKRAKDELQEPAKDSNDGMPANSLPAHDSSGETSSDRPTQDQAAEHTPVAQKVYYQVKKGDTLYKISKMFSVSIKELTESNHLDNPEQIAAGQLLYIPGFQLPEGEGEIIISQVINATLTAYTAGYESTGKTPSHPAYGVTKSGSYVEEGRTVAVDPAVIPFGTKLYIEGIGYRIAEDTGSAIIGSRLDVYFEDLEEARQFGLQRGITVYVLS from the coding sequence ATGAACGCAATGAAAATGATCCCAACTGCGCTTTCGGGCTTGCTGCTGATCGGTTCTCTGCTTGTTCCGACTGCGGAAGCCTCGGGTTCCGCCCGTTTTACGGACACGACAGATCACTGGGCATCCGAAGCGATAGAATGGGCGATTCAGAATCATATCACTCAAGGGTATCCGGACGGCACCTTTCAACCGAACAAGCCGGTGGCGGAAGCGGAGTTTTTGGCTATGCTCTTTCGTTCCACACCTGTAACGGAAGCGGTTTATTCCGCGAGCGAACCGGAGTCCGCGGAATCCGGTTTACTTGTTGAGCAGCACTGGGCGGATCCTTTATATAAAAAAGCAGCCAAGCTCAACTATCCGGTGTCGGGCATTAATGATGCTGCGAAGCGCAGTACCCCTCTCCCGCGTTTGAATGCTGCGGAAATTATGGCCGCTGCTTACGGTTACGATTATCAGGGGGAAGACGCCATCATATTCGTTATGGCTAACGATCTGGCCGGAGGCAAGGATGACTCCTTCACGGTGGAAAGCTTCCGCGGAGCGGATCCGATCACCCGGGCGGAAGCGGTGGAGCTCATCAAACGCTCCAAGGTTCGGCAGGTGTGCCGCCCACCCGAGCCCGCTTTGAATAAATTGACTGCAAGAGGCGCCTCATCTTCATCGCCGGCTGATGCGCAAGCCTATTGCAAACAGCCCAAACGGGCGAAAGACGAATTACAGGAGCCGGCCAAAGACAGCAACGACGGCATGCCTGCGAACAGTTTACCGGCACACGATTCTTCCGGCGAAACTTCATCGGACCGACCCACGCAGGACCAAGCCGCCGAACACACTCCCGTCGCTCAGAAAGTGTACTATCAAGTTAAAAAAGGAGATACGCTATACAAAATCTCGAAAATGTTCAGTGTGAGCATTAAGGAATTGACCGAAAGCAATCACCTTGACAATCCGGAACAAATCGCCGCAGGCCAGCTGTTGTATATCCCCGGATTCCAGCTGCCCGAAGGCGAAGGTGAGATCATTATCAGCCAAGTCATTAACGCCACCTTGACAGCGTACACAGCCGGCTACGAATCAACCGGCAAAACCCCTTCGCATCCGGCTTATGGCGTCACCAAAAGCGGCAGCTATGTAGAGGAGGGACGAACCGTGGCAGTTGACCCTGCGGTTATTCCCTTTGGGACGAAGCTGTATATTGAAGGGATTGGCTATCGAATCGCGGAAGATACGGGCTCAGCGATCATCGGCAGCCGCCTGGACGTATATTTCGAAGATCTGGAGGAAGCGAGACAATTCGGCTTGCAAAGGGGCATCACCGTTTACGTATTGTCCTGA
- a CDS encoding DJ-1/PfpI family protein, translated as MGKIICFISEEFADFEITLAFHKIRNIGKKEIVSAGYSYDAVMSESGLHYQPDLTVSEVIGLDDVEGLIIPGGPIRNQREELSELIRKLDREKKLLAAICNGPQYLARAGVLNQRKFTTSCSVERIEKLGVDDPFPRENVLDLRVVRDGHVITANGRAFIDFSFALFDYLDIYQGKQEERDQLFIDIMNR; from the coding sequence ATGGGGAAAATCATCTGTTTTATATCGGAAGAATTCGCCGATTTCGAGATTACGCTTGCTTTTCATAAAATAAGAAATATCGGAAAAAAAGAAATCGTTTCGGCCGGCTACAGCTATGACGCTGTAATGAGCGAATCCGGCCTGCATTATCAGCCTGACTTGACGGTTTCCGAAGTCATCGGGCTGGACGATGTTGAAGGGCTCATTATCCCCGGCGGTCCCATTCGAAATCAACGGGAAGAGCTGAGCGAGCTGATCCGTAAACTGGATCGGGAGAAGAAGCTGCTGGCTGCCATATGCAACGGTCCGCAATATTTGGCAAGGGCCGGCGTTTTAAACCAAAGGAAATTTACCACTTCCTGCTCTGTGGAAAGAATCGAAAAGCTGGGCGTGGACGATCCGTTTCCGCGTGAAAATGTTCTCGATCTGCGTGTGGTCAGAGACGGTCATGTCATAACGGCCAATGGCCGGGCATTTATCGATTTTTCTTTTGCCCTATTCGATTACCTGGACATTTATCAAGGCAAGCAGGAGGAAAGGGATCAACTGTTTATCGATATTATGAACAGATAA
- a CDS encoding carbohydrate ABC transporter permease, whose protein sequence is MPLKRMTLGSMTFHAFNTLFLGLVVVVTLYPFLYVLAASLSDQIYISQGKIGIIPMGLHWEAYKRVIEFPMLGRSYVNTVVYTVVGTAVSLILTVLAAYPLSKKEVPGRNLLTGFVLLPMLFSGGLIPTYLVVNALEMRNTIWAIVIPTAVASFYVFIQRTFFEQIPGELEDAAKIDGCSTLQTLLRIYLPLSVPSLVTIGLFYAVNQWNSFFPAMIYLNDENLFPVQILLRDIVIQNQTDQVMVDVHDDKNLLSESIKYATLIVATVPILLVYPFIQKYFVQGSMMGSIKG, encoded by the coding sequence ATGCCACTGAAGCGCATGACGCTGGGAAGCATGACGTTCCATGCGTTCAATACGCTGTTTTTGGGACTCGTCGTGGTCGTCACCTTGTACCCGTTCTTGTATGTCCTGGCCGCTTCGTTAAGCGATCAAATCTACATTTCGCAGGGTAAAATCGGCATCATCCCGATGGGGCTGCACTGGGAAGCGTACAAACGGGTCATCGAGTTTCCGATGCTCGGCCGATCGTACGTCAATACGGTCGTCTATACGGTCGTCGGAACCGCCGTCAGCCTCATCCTGACGGTGCTCGCCGCATACCCGCTGTCCAAGAAAGAAGTTCCCGGACGAAACCTGCTGACCGGCTTCGTGCTTTTGCCGATGCTGTTCAGCGGCGGACTCATCCCGACCTACCTGGTCGTGAATGCCCTGGAAATGCGCAATACGATATGGGCGATCGTCATCCCGACCGCCGTCGCGTCCTTTTACGTATTCATCCAGCGCACCTTCTTCGAGCAAATTCCCGGGGAACTGGAAGACGCCGCCAAAATCGACGGCTGCTCCACGCTGCAGACGCTGCTGCGCATCTATTTGCCGCTCTCCGTTCCGTCGCTCGTTACCATCGGGCTGTTTTACGCCGTCAATCAGTGGAACAGCTTTTTCCCGGCGATGATTTATTTGAACGATGAAAACTTGTTCCCGGTGCAAATATTGCTGCGCGACATCGTCATCCAAAACCAGACGGATCAAGTGATGGTCGACGTGCACGACGATAAAAACCTGCTCAGCGAATCGATCAAATATGCGACGCTTATCGTGGCGACGGTGCCGATTTTGCTCGTCTATCCGTTCATCCAAAAATACTTTGTCCAAGGCTCCATGATGGGATCGATTAAAGGGTAA
- a CDS encoding ankyrin repeat domain-containing protein, which yields MNQELLQAFKNKDIQTVKIILASGIDLNHRTPGTDTYLFRAWSGQRDYDFEIVKLLIEYGADLNDPASPAITMAAGKGSIQELQYVLDRGADINAVSHVGKSALWQAAYKGDMEVVKFLLNAGIDIDKHSGQALQIASSRGHLDLVEFLIKEKADINYQVFSKNNADLSYTPLHFSAMMQRFEIARCLLENGANPALKNYYGERPYTIAAKQKNNVLAELIASYEPKELHDLEHKIKELKKAGFPTSILKDLGEERSRVELPASKYVKYIEYCSIHDVTEMEIEGIQMFNLLFETNGYDSLGFLVWIPSKKALGSYEAEHQSLIILHDTDWKKFRKSPGIIIDRILDGEYEIVT from the coding sequence ATGAATCAGGAGTTGCTGCAAGCGTTTAAAAACAAAGATATTCAAACTGTGAAGATCATACTTGCTTCAGGAATCGATTTGAATCACCGTACGCCGGGAACCGATACCTACTTATTTCGGGCATGGTCCGGACAACGCGATTATGACTTTGAAATTGTTAAGCTGCTGATTGAATACGGAGCGGACTTGAACGATCCGGCATCTCCCGCCATTACTATGGCAGCGGGAAAAGGCAGCATTCAAGAATTACAATATGTTCTGGATCGGGGAGCTGACATCAACGCGGTGTCTCATGTTGGAAAATCCGCTTTATGGCAAGCTGCGTACAAAGGAGATATGGAAGTTGTCAAGTTCCTTCTGAATGCCGGCATAGATATTGACAAACATAGCGGACAAGCTCTTCAAATCGCCTCATCCAGAGGGCATCTGGATTTAGTCGAATTTTTGATAAAAGAAAAAGCGGACATTAATTATCAAGTATTTAGCAAAAATAATGCAGATCTTTCCTATACGCCGCTTCATTTCTCGGCTATGATGCAGCGATTTGAAATCGCTCGATGTTTGCTTGAGAACGGGGCGAATCCTGCATTAAAAAATTATTACGGAGAGCGCCCTTATACGATAGCGGCTAAACAAAAAAATAATGTTTTAGCCGAATTGATTGCTTCATACGAGCCCAAGGAATTACACGACTTGGAACATAAAATAAAAGAATTAAAAAAAGCAGGTTTCCCGACATCGATTCTTAAGGATTTGGGCGAGGAAAGATCACGGGTAGAACTGCCTGCTTCAAAATACGTGAAGTATATAGAGTATTGCTCCATTCACGATGTTACGGAGATGGAGATTGAAGGCATACAAATGTTTAATCTTCTATTTGAAACAAATGGATATGATTCATTGGGTTTCTTGGTGTGGATTCCATCCAAGAAAGCTCTAGGAAGTTATGAAGCCGAACATCAATCATTAATAATTCTCCATGATACGGACTGGAAAAAATTCAGAAAGTCCCCAGGCATCATAATTGATCGAATTTTGGATGGGGAATATGAAATAGTTACGTAA
- a CDS encoding MFS transporter — protein MKSAWKVYILAVVSFLVGTSEYIISGILDTIANSLDITVAAAGQLITIFSLVYGIATPILMVLTAGLERRQVMLYALGLFVVGNILAFLLPGYGLFILARIVMALGAGVVVVTALNIAAKIAPPGKQAGSIATVIMGFTASLIIGVPLGRMIAGEFGWKAVFGGIAVLGIAAVILIRSVIPRMEGDKPVPLARQLALLKKGKVAAGLSITFFWLGGYSIAYTYLAPYLLDISGLSEPQLNTALLIFGIASLVGSKVGGYSTDRWGVYATLTGGMTLHILMLVMLSVFIHSAAAVFIALILWSFAAWSSGPTQQYHLATIEPESSGILLGLNQSMMQLSMAAGAGIGGLVVDRISLSSVTWIGALGVLVAVAVTWALSRSHASSSAIKTSA, from the coding sequence ATGAAAAGCGCATGGAAGGTGTACATTTTAGCTGTAGTCAGCTTTTTGGTGGGGACGTCGGAGTATATTATCTCCGGCATATTGGATACTATCGCCAATTCGCTGGATATTACCGTGGCGGCGGCCGGTCAGCTCATTACGATATTTTCGCTGGTCTATGGGATCGCAACTCCGATTTTGATGGTGCTGACCGCCGGCCTGGAGCGGCGTCAAGTGATGCTTTATGCGCTCGGTTTGTTCGTTGTCGGCAATATCCTTGCTTTTTTGCTGCCGGGTTACGGATTGTTCATATTGGCACGTATCGTTATGGCCCTCGGGGCCGGGGTTGTAGTCGTTACCGCATTAAATATCGCAGCCAAAATCGCGCCGCCGGGCAAGCAGGCCGGTTCGATTGCCACGGTCATCATGGGATTCACCGCTTCTTTGATTATCGGTGTTCCTTTGGGAAGAATGATCGCGGGGGAATTCGGGTGGAAGGCGGTGTTCGGCGGTATCGCTGTGCTGGGAATTGCCGCCGTGATATTGATTAGGAGCGTAATCCCGCGCATGGAAGGCGATAAACCGGTGCCGCTCGCGAGGCAGCTTGCTCTGCTGAAAAAGGGCAAGGTTGCGGCCGGCTTATCGATCACCTTTTTTTGGCTGGGCGGCTATTCGATTGCCTATACTTACCTGGCCCCTTATCTGCTCGACATCTCCGGCTTGAGCGAGCCGCAGCTTAACACCGCCTTACTGATTTTCGGTATCGCCAGTCTGGTCGGTTCGAAGGTTGGCGGCTACAGCACGGATCGGTGGGGAGTGTATGCGACACTGACCGGCGGGATGACGCTTCATATTTTGATGCTGGTTATGCTGTCCGTCTTTATCCATTCGGCGGCCGCCGTTTTCATCGCCTTGATTTTATGGTCGTTCGCCGCATGGTCGTCCGGCCCGACGCAGCAGTATCATTTGGCAACCATCGAGCCGGAGTCATCGGGCATCCTCCTCGGTTTGAACCAGTCGATGATGCAGCTGTCCATGGCGGCCGGTGCGGGAATCGGCGGCCTCGTCGTCGATCGGATTTCGCTTTCTTCGGTAACTTGGATCGGAGCGCTGGGGGTGCTGGTTGCTGTCGCGGTTACGTGGGCTTTAAGCCGCTCCCATGCAAGCAGCAGTGCGATCAAAACATCCGCTTAA
- a CDS encoding GNAT family N-acetyltransferase → MITLRKITLENRRDIFNLTVSEEQRRFVASNLSSMASCYVLATNGGHPFPFAIYADEQPVGFVMLTYGITGYDLPSIADNNYCILRLMIDKMYQNRGYGREAMNKILEFIRTYPAGPARYCWIPYAPDNHHAKKLYESLGFRDNGEICNNELITVLPL, encoded by the coding sequence ATGATTACGCTCAGAAAAATTACGCTGGAAAACCGCCGGGACATATTTAACTTAACCGTTTCGGAAGAGCAGCGCCGCTTCGTTGCGTCCAATCTATCCAGTATGGCCTCGTGTTACGTCCTTGCAACCAACGGAGGCCATCCGTTTCCGTTTGCTATTTATGCGGATGAGCAGCCAGTCGGTTTTGTGATGCTGACTTATGGAATTACCGGATACGACCTGCCCTCCATTGCGGACAACAACTATTGCATCTTGCGACTGATGATCGACAAGATGTATCAGAACCGGGGCTACGGTCGGGAAGCCATGAATAAAATATTGGAATTCATTCGCACCTATCCGGCTGGACCTGCACGTTACTGCTGGATTCCTTATGCGCCCGACAACCACCATGCCAAAAAACTTTATGAAAGCCTCGGCTTCCGCGACAACGGAGAAATCTGCAACAATGAGCTAATAACCGTATTGCCACTCTGA
- a CDS encoding ArsR/SmtB family transcription factor codes for MKDSLSLIFAALADPTRRNILTKLSQGPATVREIAEPFEISAPAISQHLKVLERAGLIERTANAQWRTLSIRTEPLDEASAWVEKHRREWNLRIDALEEHLKSMIKKEEQST; via the coding sequence GTGAAGGACTCACTCAGTCTCATCTTCGCTGCGCTCGCCGATCCGACACGCCGAAACATTCTGACCAAGCTATCACAGGGGCCCGCGACTGTCAGAGAAATCGCCGAACCCTTCGAGATTAGCGCACCCGCGATCTCCCAGCACCTCAAGGTGCTGGAGCGTGCAGGGCTGATCGAACGTACAGCGAACGCACAGTGGCGGACTCTGTCGATACGAACCGAACCTCTCGATGAGGCATCGGCCTGGGTCGAGAAACACCGCCGTGAGTGGAACCTGCGCATCGACGCACTGGAAGAACACCTCAAGTCCATGATCAAAAAGGAGGAACAATCAACATGA